The following are encoded together in the Salvia hispanica cultivar TCC Black 2014 chromosome 6, UniMelb_Shisp_WGS_1.0, whole genome shotgun sequence genome:
- the LOC125192402 gene encoding 3-oxoacyl-[acyl-carrier-protein] reductase FabG-like, which produces MSTSRSGVASSLEPWLELNNKVVMVTGASSGLGREFCLDLAKSGCRILAVARRIDRLQSLCDEINNRIGSAESNHDRVQSRAVPIELDVSASAPTIQAAVAKAWDAFGRIDVLINNAGVRGSVHSPLNLSEDEWDSVIRTNLKGMWLVSKYVCARMRDARQGGSVINISSTAGLSRGHLPGSLIYATSKAAVNTMTKIMALELGPYRIRFNSISPGIFKSEITESLMQNDWFKTVAFKTIPLRTHGESDPALTSLVRYLVHDSSEYVTGNVFIVEAGATITGIPIFSSL; this is translated from the exons ATGTCGACAAGCAGAAGCGGGGTGGCTTCCAGCTTGGAGCCGTGGCTTGAGCTGAACAACAAAGTCGTAATGGTGACCGGCGCCTCGTCGGGGCTCGGCCGAGAATTCTGCTTAGACTTAGCCAAATCAGGCTGCAGAATCCTTGCCGTCGCTCGACGAATCGACCGCTTACAATCACTCTGCGACGAAATCAACAATCGAATCGGCTCAGCCGAATCTAACCACGACCGAGTCCAATCTCGAGCCGTGCCTATCGAGCTCGACGTCAGCGCAAGTGCGCCGACTATCCAAGCCGCCGTGGCGAAGGCTTGGGATGCCTTTGGGAGAATCGATGTTTTGATTAATAATGCCGGCGTAAGAG GTAGTGTGCACTCGCCATTGAATTTGTCGGAAGACGAATGGGATAGTGTCATTAGAACAAATCTGAAAGGGATGTGGTTGGTTTCAAAGTACGTGTGTGCCCGTATGCGTGATGCCCGACAGGGTGGATCTGTGATCAATATATCATCTACTGCAGGTCTCAGCCGCGGGCATCTTCCTGGAAGCCTCATCTACGCCACTTCGAAAGCTGCTGTTAACACCATGACAAAG ATCATGGCCCTTGAGTTAGGGCCTTATAGGATTAGATTTAATTCCATATCTCCCGGAATTTTCAAGTCGGAGATAACGGAGAGTCTGATGCAAAATGACTGGTTCAAGACCGTAGCTTTCAAGACTATTCCTCTACGAACTCACGGTGAGTCGGATCCAGCTTTGACGTCACTGGTGCGGTATTTGGTCCATGATTCATCGGAATATGTAACGGGAAACGTCTTCATTGTCGAAGCTGGAGCCACCATAACCGGCATCCCAATTTTCTCGTCTCTTTAG